CCTTTTGGCAGAAAAACTAAATCTTCGTAATATTGCTTGTTTTGATATATCTGCTGCCTGCACAGGTGCTTTATATGCTTTGGAATGTGGAAGGTTTTTTATAGAATCTGGGCAATACAAAAAGGCGTTGATTGTATCGGCTGAAGCCACATCAACGGTTATTGACTGGAAGGATAGAAATACCTGTGTTCTGTTTGGTGATGGTGCAGGTGCCTGTCTTCTTAAAGAAAGCAATGAAAAAGGAATAATTGGAAGCTATTTTAATACAAATGGCTCTTTGGCGGATATATTAACCCTTCCTTTGGGAGGAACCATTAAGATGGAAGGGAAAGAGGTTTTTAAATATGCTGTTGTTTATATGACAGAGGCAATTGAGCAGATTCTTTTTAAAACAGGCTTTAAGATGGATGATATTAGCCTAGTAATCCCACATCAGGCAAATTTAAGAATAATAAGCTTGCTTGCCAAGAGGCTTAAAATACCTGAAGAAAAGATGTTTATAAACCTTTACAAATATGGAAATATGGTTTCAGCATCAACGCTTGTGGCTTTAGATGAGGCAAATAAAACAGGAAAAATAAAGGAAAAAGACCTTGTTCTCCTTGTTGGCATAGGAGGAGGTCTTACCTGGGGAAGTATGCTTATAAGGTGGTAGGGAAATCATTACGATTTAGATTTAACAAACCTTAAAACATCCTTTGCATAGGAATCGTTTGGGTCTAGTGTAAGAACCTTTAAAGCCTTATCCCTTGCCTCCTTTAACCTATTTTCCTTAAGATAAATCCCTGTCTGCTCTTTATAAAGGTTTTTAAGGTTTTCTTTGTAGTTGGGATTAAGGCTTGATGAGATGAGAAAATATTTTTCTGCTATTTTATAATTCTTGTTTGAAATGTAAATAATGGCAAGGTTATTGTAAGGGTCAGCCCAATATGGAAAAATCTCAATTACTTTTTTGTAATAAGCAATAGCTTTCTCAATATTCCTTTCTTCATTTATCCTTGCTAATAGAAACCATATCTTTGGCTCATCATATGCAAATTCAAGGGTTTTATTTGCCTTTTCTTCTGCTTCATCTTTTCTTCCTATATCAAAAAGGGTTTCTATGTATCTTTTTTTGTATTCCCTTTCCCATTTATTAAAGGCTGATGCTTTTTTGTAATAGGCAATAGCTTTATCCTTATATCCGCTTCTTGAAAGCATTTCTCCCTTATAAAAATAAATATCGGAAATGTAAAATAAAGCAATATGGAAAAATAAAACAAAAAAGGCAACATAAACAAGGGAAATAATAAGCTTTGGATGTCTCAAGGGAATTCTCCTTTTCTTCCTTACAAGAGCTATTAAACCCATCATTATCCATAAAAGATGGGTTATTGAAAATAAAGAGAGATTGAATTGTGCTTGAACAAGATAGCCAAGAATAGATGAGGCAATAGGGATTGTGTATTGTTTATCCTTATAAGATATGGCTATTTTAAAAACAACACCAAGTATAATTATCCAAAAAATAAATGCAATTATTCCCCTTGTTGCCAGAATATCCAAAAATTCATTGTGTGATTTGTCAGCCAGAATGTATGCACCCTTGTATTGAGAAATAAATTCATCCGGAAGCTTCTTTATAAATGCAGGGTGTAGGCATTCAGGACCTGCTCCAAACAATGGGTATTTTAAGAATACATTAAAAGAGCCTTTGTAAAGCCCAATCCTTGCTTCATCCCCTCCTATCCCTTTTATCCTTTTAATTATTGGGAAAGAAAAGATAAGGCAGGTAATAATAATGCTTACAATTACCAAAAGAGCCTTTTTTTGTGGCTTTAGAAAGATAAAGAAAAAGGCAATCTCAAAGAAAAGCCCAATGAATGTTGCCCTTGTCTTTGTAAATAAAAGGGATAAGAGGATAATTGCAAGAAGGATAAGATAGGGGTATTTTTTCTCTTTAAGATAAAAAGCAAGAACAATGGGAATTGACATTAAAAGATATGCTGCAAAGAAATTTGGATTTCCAAATGTTGATATTACCCTCTCTTTTCCTGTTACTGATGGGATGATATAGAAACCAAAATGCTGTAAAATTCCATAGATGGCTGAAATCCCTGATGCTATCATAACAGCATAAAGAATTGTCTTCGGCTTTTCTATATTTGATGAGAGAAAGAAAAGGAGGATGTAGCAAAGGAGGGTATTTATTCCATCATACCTTCTATAAATTCCAAATATAGAAAGAAAGGGAGAAATGGAGAAAATGGTTGAAATGATATTTGTCAAAAGATATAGAAGAATAAAAAATTCAAGCAAACCAAGATTAGCCAATATAGATTTCTTTCTTACCCAATCCCTTAATAAGAAAACAAATGAGAGGATAGAGAGAAAAAAAAGAAGGCTAATCTTTGGAATGTCATAAATTGCCTCAAGGTTTGGAGAAAAGGCAAGGGGGACAAGGATTACAAGGGAGGCTAAAAGCCATTTTGCCATTTTTCTAAATATATCCTAAGACCTTTATCGTTTTTTATAACATCATCTATCAAATTCTTCTTTCCCATTTTAATAAGCCCTGTTGCAGATGCTACCTTTACAACCATTTCTTTATCAAAGAGGCCCTCTTTTAATGGTTGAATTACCCTCTCATCCTTTATCATAGAAAGAGAAATAGCAGATTGCATCCTCAAGAGATAATCAGGCTCATTTTTTAAGATTAAGGCAAAGCAAGAAATGGCTTCTTTGCTTTCTATTGCAGCTAATACCTGAAGATAGATAACCCTTGCAAACCTGTGTTTTTTCTTATCCAAAGATGATTTTATAAGATAAGAAGCACCCGGGCTTCCAATGAATGTAAGCTGAAATATAGCCTTTTTTGATTCTTTTATTGCTCTTTCTGGGTTTTCACTATTCTTTGCAATTTTGTCTATTTCTTCAATTCTTCTTTTAATTTCACAAATAACCTCCTTTTTTACAGGTATTTCCCTTTGTGTCTTTATAACCCTTTGAAACCATACCCAGAAGCCAATAATAAAGACAAAGAAAAAAATAACTAAAGGGGCTTTTTTCAATATTCAAAAGCCCAAGGTGGGATTTGAACCCGCAACCTAAGCATTACGAATGCCTTGCTCTACCATTGAGCTACTTGGGCGAATATATAAATTGTAAATTTTAAATTGCAAATTGTAAATCTTGTAATTTAAAATTTGTTTTATGATTGCAGCAACAATTGGTGGAAGAAGAAAAAATATTATAAACCTTGCAGAGAAAGCAAAAAAATCTAAAGCAGATATTATTGAAATAAGGCTTGATAAGATAATAGGAAAAGGAGATAATGTATTGCTTATCAAAGAAATAAAGAAAAAAACAAATCTTCCCATTATTGCCACAAAAAGGCTATTCCTACCAGATGATGAAATTAAAGAAATAATTCCTTTTGTAGATTATATTGACCTGGAATATGGCGAAAAAAAGCCCTTGATTGATTTTGTAAAAAAGAATAAAAAGACCTTGATAATCTCACATCATAACTATAAAGATACGCCCGATATTAAAACCCTTGTTTCTCTTTCTTCTTCTATGGAAAAAGCTGGTGCTGATATACTAAAAATTGCAACATTTATAAACAACAAGGATGACATTATAAGGCTTCTTAATTTCACCTACAATTACAAAAAGCCAATAATTGCTATTGGAATGGGGCTACTTGGCAAAATCACAAGAATAATTGAACCAATATTTGGCTCTTTAATAACCTATGGGTTTATAAATAAACCCTATGCAGATGGTCAACTTTCTGTTTCGTCTTTAAGAAGGGAAATTGAAAGATATGGGTTATAAATCCCTTACCTTCCCATTCCCATAATTTCCTGATAAGCTCTTAATGCTTGGTTTCTAATAGCCATTGTGAAATTAAGGGCTATCTCTGCCTTTTCTGATGCAATCATAAGGTCGTGGATATTTTCAAGCTTTCCAGATACAAGGTCTTGGGTAAGCTTATCTGCATTATTTTCTAGCTTATTTGTCTCCTTTAAACCAGAAAGGACAAGATTAAAAAGCCCATTCCCCTCTTTTAGAGGGATGTCTGCGTTAGCAGATGGGGTGTTTTTCCCCTTATTCTCGCTTTTACCTACATTAGCTTGAACGCTTGATTGGGGTAACAGCGAAAACAAATCAATTTCCATTATTTCTACCTTCCTTTTTGACTCTCTGGCTCCAGACTCCTGACTCTTGACTTATTCATATTTCCAATGCCTTCATCATTATCTGCTTTGCATTCCTTGCCGCTGTAACATTTGCCTCATATGCCCTAGAGGCGGTTATCAAATTTATCATCTCTGTTGCAAGGTTTATATTTGGATATGCAACATAGCCATCTTTGTTTGCATCTGGATGTCCTGGTTCATATTTTAGCTTCGGCTCTACTTTATCCTCCTCTATCCTTAAAACCCTGACCCCCTGTCCTGACTCAATGGTTATTGGCATCTTGACAAATGGTATATTGAATAATGGTTCTTGCCTTCTTGGTGTAAATATGGGAAATTTTCTTTTATATGGGCCTCCTTCACTTGTCCTTGTTGTATTAGCATTTGCAATGTTTTCTGAGATAATATCCATCCTTAATTTCTCAGCAGACATTCCAGATGCCGATGCATCTATTCCCCTAAATAATCCACCTGTTAACATTATCTACCTCCTTGTGCAACAAGCTTCAAAAGGCTAAATTTCCTTGCAAGCCTTGTTGCTATTGAATTATAATAAATTGCATTCTTTGCTAAATCTTCCATCTCTTTGTCCAGGTCAACATTATTTCCATCGTTTCTATATATTGTATCATTTTCTGTAATAATTCTTCCAGAGTTTTTAGATTTCTCATAAGAAAATGGGATATGCTTTGGATTTAGCCTCTTTGCAGAAATCTTATTTTCCTTTAAAGCATCTTCAAAGATAACAGATTGCTTCTTAAATCCTGGGGTATTTACATTGGCAACATTGTTTGATATGACATTGTGTCTAAGTGTGGCAGAATCTAGCCCCTTTTTTGCCATTTCAATTGTTTGTCCTGTTAAAGAATCTATAAACATCTTCACTTTATATATCGGCAATTTTCCCAGATTACTTGACATAAATTTTTTTAGGCTTTAAAATTTGCTTATGAATCTTTGTGATTTTTCTTATTCCCTTCCCAAATCCTTTATTGCCCAGGAGCCAATGAAAGAGAGGCAAAATTGCAAGATGCTTTTCTTTGATAGGAAAGAGAAAAAAATAGAGCATCTTGTTTTTTCTGATATTATAGACCTTCTTTCTAGCCAAGACTTACTTGTTCTTAATAAGACAAAGGTATTTCAGGGACGGCTTATTGTAAATGGGATAGATATTCTTCTGGTAAAGGAGAAAGAAAAGAATATCTGGGAGGTATTGGCAAAGCCAAAAAGGAAGATAAAAGAGGGGCTTATTCTTGATTTTTCTCTCATTAAAGGAGAGGTTATTTCTTGTTTTCCTATAATGGTCAAATTCAATTGTAATGGGAATCTGTTTTCTATCTTAGAAAAAATTGGAAAAACACCCATTCCACCGTATATAAAAAGAGAGCCTAATTATGACGATAAAATTTACTATCAAACCGTATATGCGAAGGATTTAGGTTCAATTGCCGCACCAACAGCAGGCTTACATTTTACAGATGAAATTCTTTTAAAATTAAAGGAAAATGGTGTTTCTATATCCTACATTACCCTTCATATTGGCATTGGAACATTTAAACCTGTAAGGTGCAATGATGTTAGAGAGCATAGGATGGATGAGGAATATGTAAAGATAGAAGAAGAAATTCCACAAGATAAAAGGATAATTGCTTGCGGGACATCGGTTGTTCGGGCATTAGAGTCAGGGGTCAGAGAATCAGGGGGTCAAAAAGTTGGGTTTTGGACAGATATTTTTATATATCCTGGATTTAAATTTAAATTTGTCTCTGGATTATTAACAAATTTTCACCTTCCAGAAAGCCCACCATTCATTATGACATCCGCATTTGTTGGTTTGGATGAATTAAAAATGCTATACAGCGAGGCAAAATCTGAAAATTATAGATTTGGAAGCTATGGGGATTGTATGCTTGTATTATAAAAATTTTTCCAATTTTTCTATATGATAAGCAAGTGATAAAATTTCTCCTTCAGAAAGGTAATGACCTATGATTTGAAGCCCAATAGGTAGACCTTCTTTTGTTTTTTTGCAGGGAATAGAGATAGCTGGGTATCCTGTAAGATTACTTGAAACAGTAAGGATGTCTGAAAGATACATTGATAAAGGGTCTTCTGTTTTCTCCCCTATTTTAAATGGAGGTGTAGGCGAGGTTGGTGTGATAAGCAGGGAAACCTTTGAGAATGCATCATCAAAGTCCTTTCTTATAAGGCTTCTTACCTTTTGTGCCTTAAGGTAATAGGCATCATAATAGCCAGAGGATAGAGCATATGTTCCAAGTATTATCCTCCTCTTTGCCTCATCACCAAACCCCTTGCTCCTTGTCTTTCTATACATCCCAAAGAGGCTTTTATCTTCCTCTCTTAACCCATATTGCACACCATCAAACCTTGCTAGATTTGATGATGCCTCAGAGCAAGCAATAATATAATAAACAGGGATAGCATATTGGGAATGGGGAAGGGATACCTCAATTATCTCTACATTTAAAGAAGAAAGCCCTTTTAAAACATTCATTATTGCATCCTTTACCTCACCATCTATTCCTTCAAAGTATTCCTTGGGAATGCCAATTTTCATTTTAGAAATATCATTGTCTAGGCTATTTGTATAGTCAATCTTCGGCTGTTTAATGGATGTCTCATCATTCTCATCAAATCCAGAAATAGCATTTAATAGAATTGCACAATCCCTTACATCCTTTGTTAAGGGACCAATCTGATCAAGGCTTGAGGCAAAGGCAATCAGCCCATACCTTGAGACAATGCCATATGTTGGTTTTAGACCAACAACACCACAGAACGAGGCTGGCTGTCTTATTGAACCACCTGTATCAGAGCCTAATGAAAGAATTGCTTCACAAGATGCAACAGATGCAGATGAGCCACCAGATGAGCCACCAGGGACATAGTCAAGGTTATGTGGATTTTTTGTAGTGCCAAAGCAAGAATGCTCACAGGATGAACCAAAGGCAAACTCATCCATATTTGTCTTTCCAATTATTATTGCTCCAGCATCCTTTAGCCTTTTTACCACTGTTGCATCATAGGGAGGGATAAACCCAGAGAGAATATGGGAGGCGCAGGTTGTCTCAATGCCTTTTGTGCAGATATTGTCCTTTATAGAGATAGGAATTCCAGAAAGTGGGCTTATTGGCTCATCTTTTGCAATTTTTTTGTCAATTGCCTTTGCATCAGCCAAAGCAGTATCAAATGTCTTTGTAATAAATGCATTTATCTTTGGCTCTTTTTCTTCTATCCTTTTGATACAAGATAAAACAACATCTTCTG
This sequence is a window from bacterium. Protein-coding genes within it:
- the gatA gene encoding Asp-tRNA(Asn)/Glu-tRNA(Gln) amidotransferase subunit GatA, whose translation is MNNEIYNFPSYKIHSLLKKKEIKAEDVVLSCIKRIEEKEPKINAFITKTFDTALADAKAIDKKIAKDEPISPLSGIPISIKDNICTKGIETTCASHILSGFIPPYDATVVKRLKDAGAIIIGKTNMDEFAFGSSCEHSCFGTTKNPHNLDYVPGGSSGGSSASVASCEAILSLGSDTGGSIRQPASFCGVVGLKPTYGIVSRYGLIAFASSLDQIGPLTKDVRDCAILLNAISGFDENDETSIKQPKIDYTNSLDNDISKMKIGIPKEYFEGIDGEVKDAIMNVLKGLSSLNVEIIEVSLPHSQYAIPVYYIIACSEASSNLARFDGVQYGLREEDKSLFGMYRKTRSKGFGDEAKRRIILGTYALSSGYYDAYYLKAQKVRSLIRKDFDDAFSKVSLLITPTSPTPPFKIGEKTEDPLSMYLSDILTVSSNLTGYPAISIPCKKTKEGLPIGLQIIGHYLSEGEILSLAYHIEKLEKFL
- the flgC gene encoding flagellar basal body rod protein FlgC codes for the protein MLTGGLFRGIDASASGMSAEKLRMDIISENIANANTTRTSEGGPYKRKFPIFTPRRQEPLFNIPFVKMPITIESGQGVRVLRIEEDKVEPKLKYEPGHPDANKDGYVAYPNINLATEMINLITASRAYEANVTAARNAKQIMMKALEI
- a CDS encoding beta-ketoacyl-ACP synthase III, which encodes MKKARIVATGSYVPEKILTNLDLEKIVETSDSWITERTGIKERRVVSPDIRASDIAYFASVDIVEPDIDLLIVSTSTPDMIFPSTACLLAEKLNLRNIACFDISAACTGALYALECGRFFIESGQYKKALIVSAEATSTVIDWKDRNTCVLFGDGAGACLLKESNEKGIIGSYFNTNGSLADILTLPLGGTIKMEGKEVFKYAVVYMTEAIEQILFKTGFKMDDISLVIPHQANLRIISLLAKRLKIPEEKMFINLYKYGNMVSASTLVALDEANKTGKIKEKDLVLLVGIGGGLTWGSMLIRW
- the queA gene encoding tRNA preQ1(34) S-adenosylmethionine ribosyltransferase-isomerase QueA — its product is MNLCDFSYSLPKSFIAQEPMKERQNCKMLFFDRKEKKIEHLVFSDIIDLLSSQDLLVLNKTKVFQGRLIVNGIDILLVKEKEKNIWEVLAKPKRKIKEGLILDFSLIKGEVISCFPIMVKFNCNGNLFSILEKIGKTPIPPYIKREPNYDDKIYYQTVYAKDLGSIAAPTAGLHFTDEILLKLKENGVSISYITLHIGIGTFKPVRCNDVREHRMDEEYVKIEEEIPQDKRIIACGTSVVRALESGVRESGGQKVGFWTDIFIYPGFKFKFVSGLLTNFHLPESPPFIMTSAFVGLDELKMLYSEAKSENYRFGSYGDCMLVL
- a CDS encoding O-antigen ligase family protein, with translation MAKWLLASLVILVPLAFSPNLEAIYDIPKISLLFFLSILSFVFLLRDWVRKKSILANLGLLEFFILLYLLTNIISTIFSISPFLSIFGIYRRYDGINTLLCYILLFFLSSNIEKPKTILYAVMIASGISAIYGILQHFGFYIIPSVTGKERVISTFGNPNFFAAYLLMSIPIVLAFYLKEKKYPYLILLAIILLSLLFTKTRATFIGLFFEIAFFFIFLKPQKKALLVIVSIIITCLIFSFPIIKRIKGIGGDEARIGLYKGSFNVFLKYPLFGAGPECLHPAFIKKLPDEFISQYKGAYILADKSHNEFLDILATRGIIAFIFWIIILGVVFKIAISYKDKQYTIPIASSILGYLVQAQFNLSLFSITHLLWIMMGLIALVRKKRRIPLRHPKLIISLVYVAFFVLFFHIALFYISDIYFYKGEMLSRSGYKDKAIAYYKKASAFNKWEREYKKRYIETLFDIGRKDEAEEKANKTLEFAYDEPKIWFLLARINEERNIEKAIAYYKKVIEIFPYWADPYNNLAIIYISNKNYKIAEKYFLISSSLNPNYKENLKNLYKEQTGIYLKENRLKEARDKALKVLTLDPNDSYAKDVLRFVKSKS
- the flgB gene encoding flagellar basal body rod protein FlgB, giving the protein MFIDSLTGQTIEMAKKGLDSATLRHNVISNNVANVNTPGFKKQSVIFEDALKENKISAKRLNPKHIPFSYEKSKNSGRIITENDTIYRNDGNNVDLDKEMEDLAKNAIYYNSIATRLARKFSLLKLVAQGGR
- a CDS encoding type I 3-dehydroquinate dehydratase, which gives rise to MIAATIGGRRKNIINLAEKAKKSKADIIEIRLDKIIGKGDNVLLIKEIKKKTNLPIIATKRLFLPDDEIKEIIPFVDYIDLEYGEKKPLIDFVKKNKKTLIISHHNYKDTPDIKTLVSLSSSMEKAGADILKIATFINNKDDIIRLLNFTYNYKKPIIAIGMGLLGKITRIIEPIFGSLITYGFINKPYADGQLSVSSLRREIERYGL
- the fliE gene encoding flagellar hook-basal body complex protein FliE, producing the protein MEIDLFSLLPQSSVQANVGKSENKGKNTPSANADIPLKEGNGLFNLVLSGLKETNKLENNADKLTQDLVSGKLENIHDLMIASEKAEIALNFTMAIRNQALRAYQEIMGMGR